Proteins found in one Mustela lutreola isolate mMusLut2 chromosome 10, mMusLut2.pri, whole genome shotgun sequence genomic segment:
- the TMEM200B gene encoding transmembrane protein 200B — translation MTAGSPGDFGEVRRSPEGRVSRLGRRLGRRRRPRSPPEPLRVRARLRLRSPSGAFAALGALVVLVGMGIAVAGYWPHRAGAPGPRAANASAPPLSELRREGRGAGRGHGPHERLRLLGPVVMGVGLFVFICANTLLYENRDLETRRLRQGVLRAQALRPPDGPGWDCALLPSPGPRTPRAIGCIEPESWDLSLRRGTSPVPSVRSLRSEPANPRLGLPALLNSYPLKGPGLPPPWGPRTQTGHVIITVQPSGSCIEHSKSLDLGLGELLLGAPAPRDCAHGSWPRLDRLSLGGYAKLEGGGDLGARV, via the coding sequence ATGACCGCCGGGAGCCCCGGAGACTTCGGAGAGGTGCGGAGGAGCCCCGAGGGCCGCGTCTCCCGCCTGGGCCGCCGCCTGGGCCGCCGCCGGCGCCCGCGCTCCCCGCCGGAGCCTCTGCGGGTGCGGGCACGGCTGCGGCTGCGCTCGCCGTCGGGGGCGTTTGCAGCTCTGGGGGCGCTCGTGGTGCTGGTGGGCATGGGCATCGCCGTAGCCGGCTACTGGCCTCACCGCGCCGGGGCCCCAGGGCCACGCGCTGCCAATGCCAGCGCGCCCCCCCTGAGCGAGCTGCGACGCGAGGGTCGCGGCGCCGGCCGGGGCCACGGCCCGCACGAGCGGCTGCGGCTCCTTGGGCCCGTGGTCATGGGCGTCGGCCTGTTCGTGTTCATCTGCGCCAACACGCTGCTCTACGAGAACCGCGACCTGGAGACGCGACGGCTTCGCCAGGGGGTGCTGCGGGCTCAGGCGCTCCGGCCGCCTGACGGCCCTGGCTGGGACTGCGCTCTCCTTCCCAGCCCCGGACCCAGGACTCCCCGAGCCATAGGTTGCATAGAGCCAGAAAGTTGGGACCTGTCCCTGCGTCGGGGTACCTCACCCGTTCCATCAGTGCGGAGTCTGCGTTCAGAGCCTGCGAATCCTCGCTTGGGGTTACCTGCCCTGCTCAACAGTTACCCGCTGAAGGGCCCGGGGCTGCCTCCACCCTGGGGTCCACGGACCCAGACTGGCCATGTAATTATTACCGTGCAGCCCTCTGGTTCCTGCATCGAACATTCCAAGTCTCTGGATCTGGGCCTTGGGGAGCTTCTGCTTGGGGCTCCAGCGCCTCGAGACTGTGCTCACGGGAGCTGGCCCCGGCTGGACCGCCTCAGCCTGGGGGGTTATGCCAAGTTGGAAGGAGGAGGGGACTTGGGAGCCCGGGTTTGA